In gamma proteobacterium HIMB55, the genomic stretch GCAGCCTATCGACACACGGTGGATTTGAACTGGCAAACGGGTGATGTTGCCTTGCTCGACAATCTCAAGGTGATGCACGGTCGCCGTCCGTTTGAAGGAAGGCGCAGCGTGCTTGCTTCGCTGTGCAATCCGATTTCGAGACCCGCGCTCACGGTTTAGGCCAGTTTAAATTCAGCCATAGCCTCGTAATGCCCCTGCATGCGCGATGCCAGCGCTTGGTCGACTGGGTCCAGCAAAGGTGCTTCGGTCGAGGGCGCTGCGAAACTTGTCGACGCCTCGACCACACCATACCAGTGCGGTGCCCATACGCCATCGCTTGAGCGGGTGCCAGCCGGCCAATGAGTCATTGCACCGTCGATCCATGGCACCCCAAGCACTTCACACAATATTCGCAAAACGCCTTCGGGGTTCGCGAGCACATCCGCGCTGTCCAAAACGGGTGGTCGCTCGCCCACAATTGCGGATACCTCGTCATAAAGCTCTCGCTGACGAACAATGCCAATATCATCCTCGGTGACCGACGGCATCTTTTGACGATAGGAGGCAATCACTCGAGCGGGTGAGCGAATAAGAAAGACATGCTTTGCCTCGCTGACCCAGCTGAGATCGATCCCGCGAGGCATGTGGTGCGTCATGTGTTTTTCGTATTGAAGCGAGTGATTTTGCGCAGCGCGCAAATGCGCCTCAACGCCCTCGCGAGTCCGCGGCTGACTGGCAATAACTGCGTCTCGCATCGGATGCTGCGCACCTGACTCGAGTAGATAGCAACCATAAAACGGTTCATCAAACACGCAGCAATCAGGGCGCGATTCCCAGGCACGCATCATTGCGGTTGATATGTTTCTGGGGCCAGACCAGCCCGCGATCCGAATGGTCATCTCAGCGACTGCGGTTGCCTGCTAGCTGGCTCTCTGATGCAACGAGTTCCTTGTAGAGCCCCTGAAGTCGATCAACCATTGGCCCGCGCTGTGTGTGAGTGAGCGTTCGCCCATCCACCTCGAAGACCGGCGTAAGGCCCGCGAAGGTTCCCGTCACAAAGGCTTCGTCTGCACCGTAAACCTGCATGAGAGAAAAGTTCTTCTCGTAGACGGGAATACCGTTGGCTTTACAGACGTTGATCACGTTCCGACGCGTAATGCCGTCTAGGCAGTAATCACCCGACGATGTCCAAACTTCGCCGTCCCTTACGATAAAAAAGTGCGTCGAGTTACAGGTTGCAACATGACCGTGAGGGTCGAGCATAAGTGCCTCGTCGTAACCAGCCTTGGCCGCCTGGATGCACCCGAAAATGCAATTCAATTTCGAGTGGCTGTTGATCCGCGGATCTTGAACGTCGGCATAACCCCGGCGCGTATAGACGGTGTAGAGCCGAACGCCCCGATCGTTCAGACTGGGATCTGGTTCCTTATATTCAGGAATGATGACAATGGTTGGACCACCAATGGTGACCGCAGGATCCTGATACGGCGTGGATTTAACACCGCGAGTCACCATGAGTCTGATGTGAACATGGTCAGTCATGTCGTTTGCCGCGAGGGTGTCAAACAATCGTATAGCGAGCGCGTCTTGTGTGATTTCCATGTCAAGGTCGAGCGCTTTCGCACCTTCCCAAAGCCGCTTTAAATGCGTGTCGAGAAACGGAATGGCGCCGTCGTGTACGCGTAGACCTTCCCAAATGCCGTCTCCAAGAATGAAACCACTGTCAAAAACAGAGACGGTCGCTTGCTCTCGTGGGACGAGATCGCCATTGATATTGATCAAAATAGATTGGTTGCGAACATCGGGGGCGTATGTGTGAGTGCTATTGGCCATGCCGTTACTCCTAAAGCGATCCTGAAAGTCTGCTGATAGCGCCTCTCGATAGCAACAAAATATCGATGACGGCATAACAAAAATGAACGAAAAATCTGACGAATTGGCGCGCCTTGAAAACAAGGCTTAGTGGGTCCGAAAAGCTTGATTCAGGCCGATCTCCGGCAGGTAACCATAGTTCATCCCGTCGAAAGTCCCAGTCGTCGAATTTAACTCACTCCGCCGGGAAGCCCTATGAGATAACAAGCTCGGATTTCTCCCACTATTTTAATTTTAATACCGAGATCAGTAACAGGATTTAATTATGAATTCCATGACACGGATCATATCCCGCGCGCTAGCAGTGAGCCTGCTAGTTTTAGTAGCGGCGTGTTCAGACAGCTCTGACGGCATCCTCTACAAAGATGACCTGCCAACAGCCGCTGCGCCTGAAGCACCCGCACCCGCTCCCGGCCCTGGCAACATTGTAGAAGTTGCTACCGAAGCTGGTGATTTCCCAACCTTGCTTGCCGCGGTAGAAGCAGCGGGTCTGGTCGATGCACTCTCTGACGACAGTGCCTCGCTCACTGTGTTTGCGCCTACAGAAGCCGCTTTTGCAGCACTCCCAGAAGGCGCACTGGATTCGCTATTAGCGGATCCTGATGCACTCGCGGGTGTACTGACCTATCACGTTCTGGGCAGTGCGGTGACTGTTAACCAAGCCGCTGATCTCGCAGGCTCCACCGTTGAAACGCTCAACGGCGGAAAAGTAGCGATCACCGTTCGTGACGATGACTATGTCTACATCAACCTCGCGCAGGTTGTGTCATACGACATCGAAGCGTCCAACGGCATCATTCACGTCATCGATGCGGTTTTGCTACCGCCCGATCTGACGCCGTCTGAAATGACAATTGCTGAGATTGCGTCATCAAACGAAGACTTTGAAACACTGGTCGCTGCTGCGACTGCTGCGAATCTCGTTGGTACGTTGAATGATCCTGAAGCATCACTCACCGTGTTTGCGCCAACCGATGCTGCTTTTGAAGCGCTCGGCGAGTCGACGCTAAACTACTTGCTCAACAACCTCGATGACCTCGAGAGCACCCTGCTCTACCACGTCGTTGCAGGCGCGGGCCTGTCTTCGATCGATGCGATTGCTGCAACGGGCAGCTCAATCGAAATGGCCAACGGTGATGAGGCAATGATCTCGCTCGGCGATTCAGGCCTCATGATCAACATGTCGAACATCGTCACAACAGACATCGT encodes the following:
- a CDS encoding branched-chain amino acid aminotransferase/4-amino-4-deoxychorismate lyase (PFAM: Aminotransferase class IV~TIGRFAM: branched-chain amino acid aminotransferase, group I); translated protein: MANSTHTYAPDVRNQSILININGDLVPREQATVSVFDSGFILGDGIWEGLRVHDGAIPFLDTHLKRLWEGAKALDLDMEITQDALAIRLFDTLAANDMTDHVHIRLMVTRGVKSTPYQDPAVTIGGPTIVIIPEYKEPDPSLNDRGVRLYTVYTRRGYADVQDPRINSHSKLNCIFGCIQAAKAGYDEALMLDPHGHVATCNSTHFFIVRDGEVWTSSGDYCLDGITRRNVINVCKANGIPVYEKNFSLMQVYGADEAFVTGTFAGLTPVFEVDGRTLTHTQRGPMVDRLQGLYKELVASESQLAGNRSR